In Streptomyces sp. NBC_00878, a single window of DNA contains:
- a CDS encoding cytochrome bc complex cytochrome b subunit: MTTTERQAAKASSGQRVADWFDGRLGTHSLGRKYLRKVFPDHWSFLLGEICLYSFVILILTGVYLTLFFHPSMNEVTYHGSYVPLNGVRMSEAYASTLDISFDVRGGLLIRQIHHWAALIFIAGMLMHMMRHFFTGSFRKPREVNWLFGWTLLFLGLFEGLFGYSLPDDLLSGTGMRFVDGATLSVPIVGTYLSFFLFGGEFPGHDIIARFYSLHILVIPGIMAALVVAHLILVVYHKHTQFPGPGKTERNVVGAPFMPVYLAKAGGFFFLVFGVIAFISAIASINPVWSYGPYRADQVSTGAQPDWYLGFAEGLVRIMPGWEITMAGHTLVLGVLIPIVVFPLLLIFIGAYPFLESWITGDKREHHLLDRPRNRPVRTAIGTAWISVYLILLAGGGNDIVATRFHLSINTVTWAIRIALFVVPVIVFVATRRICLALQRRDRELVLHGRETGVIKRLPHGEYVELHRPLSPAELHTLTQHEQPRPLEPGPAEDANGVPNPNGRGPIRRLRARLSRTLYGDDAQVAKPTAEEYEEAHRLGTDLVGERQVEERQMGELRAGEGQMSERQVSERVSERVSERQVSEAGSPDG, encoded by the coding sequence GTGACCACCACCGAACGGCAGGCGGCGAAGGCGTCCTCCGGCCAGCGTGTCGCCGACTGGTTCGACGGCCGCCTCGGCACCCACAGCCTCGGCAGGAAGTACCTGCGCAAGGTCTTCCCGGACCACTGGTCGTTCCTGCTCGGGGAGATCTGCCTCTACAGCTTCGTCATCCTGATCCTGACCGGTGTCTATCTGACGCTGTTCTTCCATCCGTCGATGAACGAGGTGACCTATCACGGCAGTTACGTGCCGCTGAACGGCGTCCGGATGTCGGAGGCGTACGCCTCGACGCTGGACATCAGCTTCGACGTACGGGGCGGTCTGCTGATCCGGCAGATCCACCACTGGGCGGCGCTGATCTTCATCGCCGGGATGCTCATGCACATGATGCGGCACTTCTTCACGGGCTCGTTCCGCAAGCCCCGTGAGGTCAACTGGCTGTTCGGCTGGACGCTGTTGTTCCTCGGACTCTTCGAGGGTCTCTTCGGCTACTCGCTGCCGGACGATCTGTTGTCCGGCACCGGAATGCGGTTCGTGGACGGCGCGACCCTGTCCGTGCCGATCGTCGGAACGTATCTGTCGTTCTTCCTGTTCGGCGGCGAGTTCCCCGGGCACGACATCATCGCGCGCTTCTACTCGCTGCACATTCTGGTGATTCCCGGGATCATGGCAGCCCTGGTGGTCGCGCATCTGATCCTCGTCGTCTACCACAAGCACACCCAGTTCCCCGGGCCGGGAAAGACCGAACGGAACGTCGTGGGCGCGCCGTTCATGCCGGTCTACCTGGCGAAGGCGGGCGGTTTCTTCTTCCTGGTGTTCGGAGTGATCGCGTTCATCTCGGCGATCGCGTCGATCAACCCGGTCTGGTCGTACGGCCCCTACCGCGCCGACCAGGTGTCCACGGGTGCCCAGCCGGACTGGTATCTGGGCTTCGCGGAGGGCCTGGTGCGCATCATGCCGGGCTGGGAGATCACCATGGCCGGGCACACGCTGGTCCTCGGCGTACTGATCCCGATCGTCGTCTTCCCGCTCCTCCTGATCTTCATCGGCGCCTATCCGTTCCTGGAGTCCTGGATCACCGGTGACAAGCGCGAGCACCACCTGCTGGACCGTCCGCGCAACCGGCCGGTCCGTACGGCCATCGGCACGGCGTGGATCAGCGTCTATCTCATCCTGCTGGCGGGCGGCGGCAACGACATCGTGGCCACCCGCTTCCATCTGTCGATCAACACGGTCACCTGGGCCATCCGCATCGCGCTTTTCGTCGTCCCGGTGATCGTCTTCGTCGCGACCCGGCGCATCTGCCTCGCGCTCCAACGCCGGGACCGCGAACTGGTGTTGCACGGCCGCGAGACCGGCGTGATCAAACGGCTCCCGCACGGCGAGTACGTCGAACTGCACCGCCCCCTCTCCCCCGCCGAACTGCACACCCTCACCCAGCACGAGCAGCCCCGGCCGCTCGAACCGGGCCCGGCCGAGGACGCGAACGGCGTGCCGAACCCGAATGGCCGGGGGCCGATCCGGCGCCTGCGGGCCCGCCTCTCGCGCACGCTGTATGGCGACGATGCCCAGGTGGCGAAGCCGACGGCCGAGGAGTACGAGGAGGCCCACCGGCTCGGCACAGACCTGGTCGGCGAACGGCAGGTCGAAGAACGGCAGATGGGCGAACTTCGGGCGGGCGAAGGACAGATGAGTGAGCGTCAGGTGAGTGAACGGGTGAGTGAACGGGTGAGTGAGCGTCAGGTCAGCGAGGCGGGATCTCCAGACGGCTGA
- the sigJ gene encoding RNA polymerase sigma factor SigJ — translation MSESPAPETDEAVNTATRLFMDHRELLFAIVYNMLGGVADTEDVLQDTWLSWSGSRDRSPEREIDNPRAYLVRIAVNHALRRRAVISRRRETYIGPWLPEPLVAAPAEGADADAADRVLRGESVSMAMLVVLESLSPLERAVFVLHEVFGYAHTEIAEVIDRSPAAVRQLAHRARRHVHARRPLYEAHPRVRRAATERFVEAALGGDIGALMEILAPDVTVWSDGGGKRRPAGLRPVHGRDKAIRLLTSYAGRGEPQGLDIRYRRVNGDDSAVLFAGESPYAVVVMDLTPEGDRVSGLYIVSNPDKLAHVHLGEKEGDA, via the coding sequence ATGTCCGAAAGTCCGGCACCGGAGACCGACGAGGCAGTGAACACGGCGACCCGGCTGTTCATGGACCACCGCGAGCTGCTGTTCGCGATCGTCTACAACATGCTCGGCGGCGTCGCGGACACCGAGGACGTACTCCAGGACACCTGGCTGTCCTGGTCCGGCAGCCGTGACAGGTCGCCGGAGCGGGAGATCGACAACCCGCGCGCGTACCTCGTACGGATCGCGGTGAACCACGCGCTGAGGCGACGGGCCGTGATCAGCCGCCGGCGCGAGACGTACATCGGCCCCTGGCTGCCCGAACCGCTCGTGGCCGCGCCCGCCGAGGGGGCGGACGCGGACGCCGCCGACCGCGTGCTGCGCGGCGAGTCCGTGTCGATGGCGATGCTCGTCGTCCTGGAGTCGCTGTCCCCGCTGGAGCGGGCGGTGTTCGTCCTCCACGAGGTGTTCGGGTACGCCCACACCGAGATCGCCGAGGTCATCGACCGCAGCCCCGCGGCTGTCCGGCAGCTCGCGCATCGCGCCCGCCGGCACGTGCACGCCCGCCGCCCGCTGTACGAGGCGCATCCGCGGGTGCGGAGGGCGGCGACCGAGCGGTTCGTCGAGGCCGCGCTCGGCGGGGACATCGGCGCGCTGATGGAGATCCTCGCGCCGGACGTGACGGTGTGGTCCGACGGCGGCGGCAAGCGTCGTCCGGCGGGGCTGCGCCCGGTGCACGGACGGGACAAGGCCATCCGCCTCCTCACCTCCTACGCCGGACGGGGCGAACCTCAAGGGCTGGACATCCGCTACCGGCGCGTCAACGGCGACGACTCCGCGGTGCTCTTCGCGGGCGAGTCGCCGTACGCGGTCGTGGTCATGGACCTCACTCCCGAGGGCGACCGGGTGTCCGGCCTCTACATCGTCTCCAACCCCGACAAGCTCGCGCACGTGCACCTGGGAGAGAAGGAGGGGGACGCGTGA